In Actinoplanes sp. NBC_00393, a single genomic region encodes these proteins:
- a CDS encoding Glu/Leu/Phe/Val family dehydrogenase has translation MTHEQVEFFEDAGTGLRAVIAVHDTTLGPAFGGTRFYPYPDQDAAVTDVLRLSRGMTLKNAVAGLPCGGAKAVIIGDPGAVKSERLLEAYGRCVQSLGGRYVTAGDVGTSAEDLDVIGRTTEHVVGRTVAAGGYGDSGPMTALGVFHALRAAAAFRWDTADLRGRTVGIEGLGKVGYELARLLVDAGAQVVAADPSAAARELAERDLPAVVVVRTVADAAVDIYAPCALGATLNSASIPAIRAGIVCGAANNQLATAEDEQLLADRGILWVPDFVASAGGVTTGSAEYRRLPLEDVPAQVAKIFDTTAEVLTLARRQGMLPGAAAEAVAQQRLSGTPAAGGSPRRAH, from the coding sequence GTGGAGTTCTTCGAGGACGCCGGCACCGGGCTGCGCGCTGTGATCGCCGTGCACGACACCACGCTGGGGCCGGCGTTCGGGGGGACGCGCTTCTACCCGTACCCCGACCAGGATGCGGCCGTGACCGACGTGCTGCGGCTGTCCCGCGGCATGACCCTGAAGAATGCGGTCGCCGGCCTGCCGTGCGGCGGCGCCAAAGCCGTGATCATCGGCGATCCCGGCGCCGTGAAGTCGGAGCGGCTGCTGGAGGCCTACGGGCGATGCGTGCAGAGCCTCGGCGGCCGCTATGTCACCGCGGGCGACGTCGGGACCAGCGCTGAGGACCTGGACGTCATCGGCCGCACCACCGAGCACGTCGTCGGCCGGACGGTGGCCGCCGGCGGGTACGGCGACAGCGGGCCGATGACCGCGCTCGGCGTCTTCCACGCTCTGCGGGCCGCGGCCGCGTTCCGATGGGACACCGCTGACCTGCGGGGACGCACGGTCGGCATCGAAGGCCTCGGCAAGGTGGGGTACGAGCTCGCCCGCCTGCTGGTGGACGCCGGAGCTCAGGTGGTCGCCGCTGATCCGTCGGCTGCGGCACGGGAGCTTGCCGAGCGGGACCTGCCGGCGGTCGTCGTCGTCCGGACGGTCGCCGATGCGGCGGTCGACATCTATGCGCCCTGCGCGCTCGGGGCCACGTTGAACAGCGCGTCCATCCCTGCGATCCGGGCCGGGATCGTCTGCGGGGCGGCCAACAATCAGCTCGCCACGGCCGAGGACGAGCAGCTGCTCGCCGATCGCGGCATCCTCTGGGTGCCGGACTTCGTGGCCAGTGCGGGCGGCGTGACCACCGGCTCGGCCGAATACCGGCGGCTGCCCCTCGAGGACGTCCCGGCGCAGGTCGCGAAGATCTTCGACACCACCGCCGAGGTGCTCACCCTGGCCCGGCGGCAGGGCATGCTGCCCGGCGCCGCTGCGGAGGCCGTCGCGCAGCAGCGACTGTCCGGTACGCCCGCCGCAGGTGGAAGCCCGCGGCGGGCGCATTGA